Sequence from the Botrytis cinerea B05.10 chromosome 12, complete sequence genome:
TTCTATCTCATTTCTCTGTAGAGCGCCAACAATTACATCTTCAGCGTAATTTGGAGAATCACCACACTCGCGTCCGAGGAGTAATCTCCTTCCTAAAAATAGCTGTAGATCGAGAAGATATGGCGCATCAGTATCTCTAACCAAACTGTAACTCCAACCCCGTTGACCAGCTCTTGCAGTACGACCAACTCGATGAACGAAAACCTTTGGTTGTGGTGGAAAGTCGTAATTGATGACATTTGCTAAGACAGGAATATCAATACCTCTAGCAGCGACATCAGTAACtactaatatatttgattttccGGTACGGAAATCTTCAACCTGAATATTTCTAGCGGTTTGATCGAGCGAACCATAGGCATGAGAAACGGCAAACCCAGACATGCGAAGTAGAGATGCGAGATAGTCGACATGATGCTTCGTAGCTGCGAATATGATGGTTGAATGCTCTGTGGGCTTTAGTTTTCTACTTGGGCCATCGGGACCTCTCTTGCGCTTCTTGTCAAACCTGTCTGTTGCATTTAGTGCATTCTCGGGTAGACCTGTGGGCATTTTGACCAAATCTTGGAGGATATGCAATAAAGCACCTTCCTTTTCAGCACCTTTAACACTGAAAAAAGCACTCTGAAGATCTGGGGAAACTTTGCTCTCTGCATCGAGACGAACCAAACTTGGCTCTTGAAGACCAGCTCTGGCAAATTCTACCAGCGACTTTGGTAAGGTCGCAGAGAACAACAAAGTTTGTCTTGAAATTGGCAAGGCGTGGAGAATTTCTCCAAGTTGAGCAGCGAAACCCATTTCGAACAGACGATCGGCCTCATCAAAGACAACATATTTCATCGACGATAAGTCCAAAGACATTTCAACCTTCAAATGCAAAAATCGACCAGGCGTAGCAATAACAATATCAGGATTTCCGGCCATAAATCCGAATTGTTCTTCGAGACTGTCGCCTCCAACAAGTAATACACATTTAAGGTCAGTTCCTCGTCCAAATTCCTTAACAACTTTCAATGTTTGTAAAGCCAATTCTCGAGATGGAGACATAATCAAGGCTCTTGCACCAACACGCGCACTGTGAGCtctcaacttttcaatcatGGGAATGACGAAGGCGGCAGTTTTTCCGGAACCAGTTCTAGCCATACCAACAACATCTTGATTATCGAGGACTAAAGGTATCGTTTTTCGTTGAATAGGTGTAGGTACATTGAATCCTTTTCTACTAATTGCCTTTAACAAATGAGAGTTCAATCCTTGGTTGAAAATTAGCACATGTGCGTAAAATGCAAAAAGAGAGGAATCTCATACCCATTGCCTGAAATCCGCCACCCTTCTTGACACTCTGCCCTTTCAGATTTGAATTCTTGCGGTTCGCAGCTGATTGCTGTGCTGATATAAAAGCCCCATCGCCATCTCCGTCACTCTCAAGTCCCAAATCCAGTATACCATTAGCAT
This genomic interval carries:
- the Bcdbp10 gene encoding Bcdbp10, with protein sequence MPRRAASPALSENDFDITKSLFNEDIDGDDDNFGNTTTKNVEPLDANGILDLGLESDGDGDGAFISAQQSAANRKNSNLKGQSVKKGGGFQAMGLNSHLLKAISRKGFNVPTPIQRKTIPLVLDNQDVVGMARTGSGKTAAFVIPMIEKLRAHSARVGARALIMSPSRELALQTLKVVKEFGRGTDLKCVLLVGGDSLEEQFGFMAGNPDIVIATPGRFLHLKVEMSLDLSSMKYVVFDEADRLFEMGFAAQLGEILHALPISRQTLLFSATLPKSLVEFARAGLQEPSLVRLDAESKVSPDLQSAFFSVKGAEKEGALLHILQDLVKMPTGLPENALNATDRFDKKRKRGPDGPSRKLKPTEHSTIIFAATKHHVDYLASLLRMSGFAVSHAYGSLDQTARNIQVEDFRTGKSNILVVTDVAARGIDIPVLANVINYDFPPQPKVFVHRVGRTARAGQRGWSYSLVRDTDAPYLLDLQLFLGRRLLLGRECGDSPNYAEDVIVGALQRNEIESKSEWITKLLYDDDDLTALRNVSAKGEKLYVKTRNSASSESAKRAKEVVASKGWMELHPLFKDVTNGAEQARLDMLAKISGFRPNETVFEIGQKGKAAHSEAAEIMRHRREKIIPRRQKEEDEKAAAAAEELDNDTPMEVDGDDNDDDDLEVTVTGGDDDMAEASENELEVTFSKASQKGKGRTLSWKDSENFMSYTPKTINTAEERGYGVHSGSYNTASQNSNFVEAARGVTMDLTNDDGAKSFAEPARAKGMRWDKKNSKYVARANDEDGSKGTKYIRGESGQKIAASFQSGRFDRWRKAHKVDRMPRTGEAEREGPASAGGVGRGFGTRYKHKQERAPKEADKYRDDYHVRKKRVAEAKEKRVGSFKDGSGKSEIKSTEDIRKDRKLQERRKAKNARPSKKGKY